A stretch of Garra rufa chromosome 11, GarRuf1.0, whole genome shotgun sequence DNA encodes these proteins:
- the LOC141345686 gene encoding peptide deformylase, mitochondrial-like, which yields MFRHCRTFSHYVLKSQTNYVLSKPVRILMPWSTFTCSHSTNIKMRSYLQYMKRKVKGVPTPPYNHVCQVGDPVLRSQAAAVDPRDIQGPEVQKVIKSLVKVMRKLECVGMSAPQIGVPLQILALEYPKKMLEDSSRASVEARGLVAVPLMIFINPQLRVLDGRTVIFQEACESICGFSASVPRYLTVEVSGLNEKAEPVSWQASGWPARILQHEIDHLNGVLYIDRMDSKTFINVKWEEYNE from the exons ATGTTCAGGCACTGCAGGACATTCTCTCATTACGTCTTAAAAAGTCAAACAAATTATGTACTTTCAAAACCAGTTAGGATTCTTATGCCCTGGTCTACATTCACATGTTCTCATTCTACCAACATCAAGATGCGCTCCTATTTACAGTACATGAAAAGGAAAGTCAAAGGTGTACCGACTCCCCCATACAATCATGTGTGTCAGGTTGGAGACCCTGTGTTACGCTCACAGGCTGCGGCAGTGGACCCCAGAGACATTCAGGGCCCAGAAGTGCAGAAGGTCATTAAGAGCCTGGTCAAGGTGATGAGGAAGCTTGAGTGTGTTGGCATGAGCGCACCCCAGATCGGTGTCCCTCTACAAATATTAGCCTTGGAGTATCCAAAGAAAATGCTGGAGGACAGCTCAAGGGCATCTGTTGAAGCTCGGGGTCTGGTGGCAGTGCCTCTCATGATTTTTATAAACCCACAGTTACGTGTACTAGACGGACGCACTGTTATCTTCCAAGAGGCCTGTGAGAGCATCTGTGGGTTTTCAGCATCAGTTCCACGCTATCTCACTGTAGAAGTCTCAG GTCTTAATGAGAAAGCGGAGCCTGTCAGCTGGCAAGCGAGTGGATGGCCGGCCAGAATACTGCAGCATGAAATAGATCACCTCAATGGAGTGCTATACATAGATCGCATGGACAGTAAAACCTTCATCAATGTAAAATGGGAAGAGTATAATGAATAA